One window of the Tachyglossus aculeatus isolate mTacAcu1 chromosome 12 unlocalized genomic scaffold, mTacAcu1.pri SUPER_6_unloc_4, whole genome shotgun sequence genome contains the following:
- the LOC119921663 gene encoding olfactory receptor 14A16-like, which translates to MYRRSSHQPPEMSNVPRVRKFLLLGLSEVRELQLFLPVYRGNLMGNLLIVSVAASNGASTQFFVLMAMSFNSYTVICIPMRYEVPIKPGVCRKMAVNSWLSGGLFGVLRSTSTFSLSFCGFHVVHHFFWDLPSLLKITCSEDHSSNDVSVIFDLTIGVFSYLKPLSHYSSVFDLLMFVFNAVMPSIMNPLIYSLRNQVLKAARWTVLKRCFPQTPL; encoded by the exons ATGTACAGGA ggagttcaCATCAacccccagaaatgtccaacgtCCCCAGGgtgaggaaattcctcctgctgggattatcggaggtccgggagcttcaGCTGTTCCTCCCGGTCTACCGAGGGaacctgatggggaatctcctcatcgtttcCGTCGCTGCCTCTAACGGCGCCTCCACac AGTTTttcgtcctcatggcgatgtccttcaACAGCTACACCGTCATCTGCATCCCCATGCGCTACGAGGTCCCCATAAAGCCAGGGGTTTGTAGGAAGATGGCAGTCaactcctggctcagcggagggctGTTCGGGGTCTTGCGTTCAACTtcgaccttctccttgtccttctgcgggttCCACGTTGTCCATCATTTCTTCTGGgacctcccctccctgctgaagatcacctgctctgaagaccactcaTCCAACGACGTGAGCGTTATCTTTGACCTAACCATAG GCGTGTTTAGTTATCTCAAGCCTCTCTCACACTattcctcggtgttcgacctgctgatgttcGTGTTCAACGCCGTCATGCCCTCGAtcatgaaccccctcatctacagcctgaggaaccaggtcTTGAAGGCTGCTCGGTGGACAGTTTTAAAAAGGTGTTTTCCCCAGACTCCTCTGTAG
- the LOC119921662 gene encoding transmembrane protein 223-like, producing the protein MDKLRNQSHSLIADNHGPPENVFDIQEPLKAEVTLASPFKSQDVLLFEHERGRFYGFLGLSCAAQGVFWTSLAAAALAWPHSPAWSPPSGMEAEAEVAPARRRPARGSALWRHGLALACAAIGSLVLTAGLLFSHRSVHSVLLQAGRQRVTVTTHGPFSLGAEFTVPLRHVSCLAHRGEVSAVLPLKVKGRCFCFLLDKAGRFPNLRLFEVTVEAYQSL; encoded by the exons atggataaactacGA aatcagtcacactctctcatcgCTGACAATCACGGCCCCCCTGAAAACGTTTTTGATATACAGGAACCACTGAAAGCTGAAGTGACCCTAGCATC acctttcaaatctcaagACGTCCTGCTGTTCGAGCACGAGCGGGGCCGCTTCTACGGCTTCCTGGGCCTCTCCTGCGCCGCCCAGGGAGTGTTCTGGACGTCGCTGGCCGCCGCCGCCCTGGCCTGGCCGCACAGCCCCGCGTGGTCCCCGCCCTCCGGAATGGAAGCGGAAGCAGAAGTGGCGCCCGCGCGCCGAAGGCCTGCACGGGGCTCTGCCTTGTGGCGCCATGGGCTGGCCCTCGCCTGTGCCGCCATTGGGTCCCTGGTGCTGACGGCAGGACTGCTCTTCTCCCACCGGTCCGTGCATTCCGTGCTGCTGCAAGCCGGGAGGCAGCGGGTGACCGTCACCACCCACGGCCCCTTCAGCCTGGGAGCCGAGTTCACCGTTCCCCTGCGCCACGTGTCCTGCCTGGCCCACCGGGGCGAGGTGTCCGCCGTGCTGCCTCTCAAGGTTAAGGGCCGGTGCTTCTGCTTCCTCCTGGACAAGGCCGGACGTTTCCCCAACCTGCGGCTCTTCGAAGTCACGGTGGAAGCTTACCAGAGTCTGTGA
- the LOC119921661 gene encoding olfactory receptor 14A2-like translates to MADASWLSGACLITCSETHITIDETAIFGTALGVVCFISIVFLYMYIFWAVLRMPAAEGQTKALSIHLTKPYENLQTSILCYKAVWMQCAVLQEEMASSTFSLSFCRTNAVQQFFFDVPSLLKITCSEDHVAIDAAWIVLGIVCFILIIVSYVRIFRAMLRMLAVEGRGKAFSICLPYFGVIILFVMTYSLPDLLVSVFNTVVTPFLNPLIYSLRNRDVKFAMV, encoded by the exons ATGGCcgacgcctcctggctcagcggggcctGTTT gatcacctgctccgagacgCACATCACCATCGACGAGACTGCGATTTTTGGGACagccttaggtgtcgtctgcttcatttccatcgtctTTTTGTATATgtacatcttctgggccgtgctgaggatgccagccgccgagggccAGACCAAAGCACTCTCCATCCACCTCAC GAAGCCGTATGAGAATTTGCAAACGTCCATTCTATGCTACAAGGCTGTTTGGATGCAGTGTGCtgtgttgcaggaagaaatggctt cttcgaccttctccctatcCTTCTGCCGGACCAACGCCGTCCAACAGTTTTTCTTTGACGTTCCCTCCctactgaagatcacctgctctgaggaccacgtcgccatcgacgcCGCCTGGATAGTGTTAGGTATCGTCTGCTTTATTCTCATCattgtctcgtacgtgcgcatcttccgcgCCATGCTGAGGATGTTGGCCGTCGAGGGCCggggcaaagccttctccatctgcctgccttaCTTCGGCGTCATCattctctttgtcatgacttattCCT TAcctgacctgctggtgtccgtgttcaacACGGTGGTGACTCccttcctgaaccccctcatctatagcctgaggaaccgggacgtgaagttTGCCATGG ttTGA